A single Prevotella sp. E15-22 DNA region contains:
- the glyA gene encoding serine hydroxymethyltransferase, translating into MKRDNTVFELIEKEHQRQLKGIELIASENFVSDQVMEAMGSYLTNKYAEGYPGKRYYGGCQVVDEVEQLAIDRVCKLFGAEYANVQPHSGAQANAAVLLAVLQPGDTFMGLNLAHGGHLSHGSLVNTSGILYKPVGYNLDEKTGRVDYDEMERLALEHKPKLIIGGGSAYSREWDYKRMREIADKVGALLMIDMAHPAGLIAAGLLENPVKYAHIVTSTTHKTLRGPRGGIILLGKDFDNPWGLKTPKGEIKKMSALLNSAVFPGQQGGPLEHVIAAKAVAFGEALQPEFKEWAKQVQKNAKVLADELIKRGFTIVSGGTDNHSMLVDLRSKYPELTGKVAENALVAADITVNKNMVPFDSRSAFQTSGIRLGTPAITTRGAKEDLMVQIAAWIEEVLNDPTNEEVIASVRARVNEKMKDYPLFAY; encoded by the coding sequence ATGAAAAGAGACAACACCGTTTTTGAGTTGATCGAGAAAGAGCATCAGCGCCAATTAAAAGGCATCGAGCTGATTGCCAGTGAGAACTTTGTGAGCGACCAGGTAATGGAAGCTATGGGCTCGTACCTTACCAACAAGTATGCTGAAGGTTATCCTGGTAAGCGCTACTATGGCGGTTGCCAAGTGGTAGACGAAGTAGAGCAGCTGGCCATCGACCGCGTATGCAAACTCTTTGGTGCCGAGTATGCCAACGTGCAGCCTCACTCTGGCGCACAGGCTAATGCCGCTGTACTGCTGGCAGTACTGCAGCCAGGTGACACCTTCATGGGTCTGAACTTGGCACATGGCGGACACTTGAGCCATGGTTCATTGGTCAACACAAGCGGTATTCTCTATAAGCCCGTAGGTTACAACCTCGACGAAAAGACTGGTCGAGTGGACTACGACGAAATGGAACGTCTGGCATTGGAGCACAAGCCAAAGCTGATTATCGGAGGTGGCTCTGCATATAGTCGCGAATGGGACTACAAGCGCATGCGCGAGATTGCCGACAAAGTTGGTGCATTGCTTATGATTGACATGGCCCACCCCGCAGGCCTCATCGCAGCAGGTTTGCTGGAGAACCCTGTAAAGTATGCCCACATTGTAACCTCTACAACTCACAAGACCCTGCGTGGTCCTCGTGGTGGTATCATTCTGCTGGGTAAAGACTTTGATAATCCTTGGGGGTTGAAAACTCCTAAGGGTGAAATCAAGAAGATGTCCGCATTGCTGAACAGTGCAGTATTCCCTGGACAACAGGGCGGTCCTCTAGAGCACGTTATTGCAGCTAAAGCAGTAGCATTTGGTGAGGCTTTGCAGCCCGAGTTCAAAGAGTGGGCCAAGCAGGTACAGAAGAACGCAAAAGTGCTGGCCGACGAACTTATCAAGCGCGGCTTCACCATTGTTTCAGGCGGAACAGATAACCATTCTATGCTGGTTGACCTTCGCTCTAAGTATCCTGAGCTGACTGGTAAAGTTGCCGAGAACGCACTGGTTGCTGCCGACATCACCGTGAACAAGAACATGGTACCCTTTGACAGCCGTTCAGCTTTCCAGACTTCAGGCATTCGCCTAGGTACTCCCGCTATCACCACCCGTGGTGCTAAGGAAGATCTGATGGTTCAGATTGCGGCATGGATTGAGGAAGTATTGAACGACCCCACCAACGAGGAGGTTATTGCCAGCGTTCGCGCTCGTGTTAACGAAAAGATGAAGGATTATCCTCTCTTTGCATATTAA